One Metamycoplasma gateae genomic window, ACTCAAGAACAGATATCGATGAAGTTAGAACAGGTGATATTGCTGCTGCTGTTGGTTTAAAATACACAACAACAGGTGATACATTAATCGATGAGAAACATAAAGATATTGTTTTAGAAAACATGAATTTCCCAGAACCTGTTATTTCGCAAGCCATTGAGCCTAAAACAAAAGATGCATCTGAAAAATTATCACTTGCATTACAACGTTTAGGAGCAGAAGACCCTACATTTAAATACTACACCGACGAGGAAACTGGACAAACAATTATTGCTGGTATGGGTGAATTACACCTAGACATTATTGTTGATAGATTGAAACGTGAATTCAAAGTTGAAGTTAGTGTTGGAGCGCCTCAAGTTTCGTATCGTGAAACAATTACAAAAGCTGCTGAGGTTGAAGGTATTCATAAGAAACAATCTGGCGGTAAAGGTCAATATGGTCACGTATGAATTAAATATGAACCAAATCCAGACGGTGGTTTTGAATTCATCGACAAGATTGTTGGTGGTAAAATTCCAAAAGAATACATCAAATCAATCGAAAAAGGTCTTAAAGAAAAAATGGAAATTGGTATTCTTGCTGGATATCCAATGATCGATATTAAAGCAACATTATTTGATGGTTCATACCATGAAGTCGATTCATCAGAATTAGCATATAAAATTGCTGCTTCTAAATCACTTACAAAGGGACGCGAACAACTTGGAACAGTTTTATTAGAACCAATTATGGACGTTGCTGTTGTTGTTCCTGAAGATTTCTTTGGTGATGTTATGGGTGATATTTCTCGTAGAAGAGGACAAGTTCGTGACAATGAAACAAGAAACGACGGAGCTCACGTTATTAAAGCATACATTCCTCTAAGCGAAATGTTTGGATATGCAACACAATTAAGATCTATGACTACTGGTCGTGGTACATATCAAATGTGATTTGATCACTATGAAAAATTACCACGTAATTTAGCTGATGAAATCATCAAAAAACGTGGTGGAAAAGTTTCTTCTGAAGAAGACTAATCTAGATAAAATTTATGATAATAATTTTAAGGTTTAAGGTGATTTAAATCTTAAACTCACAATAAAAAAGTTCAAGCGCAACATAAAGGCTTGAGCTTTTTTATTATATATTTTATTTTTTAAATTAATAATTCAAAAATCATAAATATTAAATAGTCATTTTTGCAAATGAAAATAAACAAACTTTATTATGTTAATCCGTGTTAAAAATAACTATTTAATATATTAAAAATACGTTTGTGGTGCTGTTTTCTAATTTAATATTTATAGCGTCATATTTATTATTTAATTAAAAACTATATCAATCCTCTTGTGTTATAGTATTAAAATTAAAGGAGTTATTGAATTATCTTATCAAAATTCTATTTCAACGTTCATTTGATGCTCTTCGAAAAGAGGCATAAGCTTTATCTATATAAATTTTATATTTAATCATCTGACTAAAATACATATTTTTCAAATTTAATTCCATTTTCATTTGTTATTAACTTTTATATTTTTTTAGCTCTGAATTAATTATATTTTGCGATTTACCTTGTGCTAGTCTTTATAAAATTATATGCTGACTTTATGTCAAAAAAACTTTTGCCATATTTTTGTTAAAAAACGTTTCAAAAATTTTGATTTTTTGTTATTTACAAATTTAAAATAATACTTATGCCTTAATCTTTTTTTGTAAAAAGTTTAATTATTATTATAATTATTACTATGAAAAAAATATTATTATCAACATTATTATTGCCAACTTCGCTTTATCCTTTAATTGTTGTTTCTGCAAGTAACGAAGATAAGAAATACCAAAAAAATTTATTCGAGAATAAACTGGGAATTGAATTCATTAAACAAGTTTCATTGGAAAATATCAAGAATTGAGATGACTCTTTGGGAAAGTATACTAATGAGGATAAAGGAGTAATAAAACAATTTGTTAAAAAGTTGATTAAAAACACAACAGATAAAAAATCTATAGCTAAAATTATACACAACTGAATTTGTGAAAATGTTAAGTATGCAACCGCTAATGGTCCTGCTCCAGAAATTGAACCAATTAAAGTATTAGAAAGAAAGGTAGCAGTTTGTGGAGGGTTTTCTAATTTATACAAAGTTATGTTGGATGAAGCTGATATTGCTAATGTTATATTAACTGGCAACTCTATTTATGGAGCTCATCAATGAAATTTGATTATTTTGGATGATAATGATATTTTTTATTCAGATGCAACATGAGGAAAAGCATATTTTGAAAAAACTATTGAAGATTTTTCAATAGATCATGAACCCCAAAAAATGTATGGTGTTTCTTTACAAACAAAAGAATTCGAGTATGAATTTTTTCACGGAATTTCTGTTAAAAAAATAAACAATATCGACAAACAAATTGTAAACATTCCTGATCAGGTTAACGGGTTAGAAATAACTTCAATATCTAATTATGCATTAAATAATGAAGAACAAAGAGATACTTTGTCTAATAAAAAACTAATAATAAACGTAGGTTCTAATATTTCAAAAATCGACTTCGAATCAGGAACATCATTGATTGAATCTTTTAAAATTAACAATAAAAATAAAACGTATAGTGATTACAATGGAATATTATATTCTAAAAATTACGGTACGCTTTTAAGTGTTCCGGCAAATTATAAAGAAGTTGTGACTATTCATCAAAATACAACTAATTTTGATGAAAAACAATCCTTCCGTGCGAATCATATTAAAAAAATAAATGTGGATAAAAAAAATCAAAACTATGCTTCTGTACCTTCCGAAAATCATATATACCCTCTTTATGACAAACAATTACAAAATGTAATTTCTATTCCTGGAGGAGCTAATGAAATTAGACTAGCAAAAGGTTCGATTTTAACTGATTTTATATTAAGTCAATATGATAATTTGAAAAAAGTAATATTAGATTTAGGAATTAATCAATTAAATGTTTTAGCATTTAATAATAGTAGTGTTTCTGTTATTGAACTACCTTATGATTTTCCAATAGAATTAGTAAGTGAAATAAAAAAAATTAATCCAAAAATTCAAATAAATGTAATTGAAACATCTAAAATCGCTCAAGCTTTAATAAAAGAAAAAGTTAATAACATAAAAATTATTTCTACAAAAGAAGCTTTAAAATTAAATGAGGATTGAGAATGGGTTACTAACAAATATGATATTAACTTTCTTGAAGTTGAATACAAGGAATTAATTGATGAACTTAAAAAATATAGTGAAAACATTTATACTACAAATATTGATGAATACAACCAAATTAAGAACAAAACACAACCTATTTTAAAACAAATTAATGAAAAAATTAAAGTAAAACAGAAGGAAACACCAAAGAAATATTTAAAATCTATTTTAATTTATACTTCAGTAATTGTTTTGGTGTTTATTGCTGTAATTTTATTAGTAATATTCTTAAAAAAAAGAAAAAATAAACGAAAATAATATGTTCTTTTGAACACAGCTAAATTTTTAAAAAATATAAATTAAAATATGGCGTTCAAACATTAGCAAGTAAAATGCGCCATATTTTTTTATCTTTTGTATGTTATATATAAACTAAAAAATCTATTATAGAAGTAACAAGTAAATAAACTATAATCTGTATAGTAAAATAATTAATAATTGTAATTTTTTGTTAAATAAATAAAAATCAATATGAAATAAGGTTAAAGTAATTTATGCAAATCTTATTTTTAAAGCAATCAAATTTATAAATAAATTAAATATAAATAATGAAATTAATAAGATAAGAAAAAGTGCTATTAAGGAGCTTAAATTTAAATCTTTAATTTATAACTGAAATTTTTAAAACTTACAGTTCTTTAAAAAATGTTTCTAAAAACAATCGCAATATTGAATAATAAAAAAAGATTTTAACAGTATGAATTATTATTGAAAAAAGATCGATAGAAATACTAAAGTTGCAATATAAAAAAATATAAAAAACGAAACATACCCGCTATTTACTTGATTTAAAATTTTTTTATAAACAAAAGAAATTAAGGCAATATCTTAAAATACATTAAAGAAAATAAACAGTATATATAAACAAACGTTCTAAATTTAGAGACCATTAATTATATAATTAAACTATACTATAAATATAATATGTAAGAACTTAGGAGTTAATTGTGAAATTTCTAAAAAATAAAAAAAGCAGAATAATTTTTTCTGCATTTACAGCCTTATTACTTTCATCTGTTGTCTTTGGATCGACAGTGTTTTTAACAAATCAAAAAAATAGAAACGGTATTGAATATAAAAACCCAAATGGTGCAAACCCAGAAATTTTTCATAAAGGAACTCCTGATACAACAAAGGCAAATATTTCGATTACAGATCGTAGATTAAAAGAGGCAGAAAATCCTCCGGTAGTTGAAGCTCCTAAACCAACCCCCACACCCGCTCCAACTCCAGTTCCCACACCACCCAAACCAACCCCTGTACCTCCTAAACCAAAGCCAAAACCTTCTAATCCAAATAAATCAAATAATGAAAGAGTAATAATAGAAATCAACGGCGTTAAGGTAGTTGCAGAAGTAACTCCAGCTCCTTCAAGACCGCTAGATCCTCGTGATATTGAAGCTGGTATTACAAATCCAAATCCATATTTAAATGTAATTGTAGGAAATATTAAAAGTGTCGAAGTAACTAAAGAATTAAAAGATGCAACATTAAATAGTCTGATCAATCATAAAACTGATGGATTAAAAAATTATTTTTCTGGTTATGTTGATGATTTGTTAGTTGAAGCAAACGATAAATATGATCCTGAATTAAATATAAAAAATAATTCATTAATTTGACAGAGATTAATGGATAAATTTAAACGTTTATTAGACAGTCCTAAAGTCGTTGATTTTTTACTACCAGAAGCCGCAATTGAATATAAAAAACCAAAGCAATTTTCAAGTATGAACATAAAATATGCTTGATTAATAAAACACCTTGATTATTCTAAATTCACAAAATTAGGTAAAGGAGCTGAAAAATATTTAAAAGAAGGTTATACAGCTTCACCTGATAATGCATATATTAATGAAAATGGTGAAATAGATTCATATACTTATTCTCCAGCTCCTGGTTATAATAGTGTTACTTCTAGAATGGAAAGAGATAACAAAGAAAGAAGAGCATTTGGAATCGAAGGATGATATGCTAGAACACCGCAAGATATTGCAGATGGAAATTATCGTGGATGAACAAAAACTGATGTTACAAGAAGCGAAAAATTCAAACAATTTAATGTTGGTAATGGTGATGGAATAAAAATAACAGAATTAGTTAGAGATAAACCTGAAGAAGGTAAATTGAATAAAGGATATATTGTTGAAATTGATGCTGCTAACTATGATGGTTATGAAAAAACTAAAAGATTGATAGAATCATTAAAAGAAAAAGGAATCGAAATAACATCATATCGTATTAAAAATATGGGTAAAAAAGATGTTAACCAAAAATTTAAGGAAATATTAAAAGCACTTCCTGATAAATTGCCTCAATTAGAACTTTTCTTTGATCATAGAGCAACTAATACATCTTCATTGATTGAGCTAGAAAACAAAAAAATTAAAGAGTTATCATTGTTTACCTTAGGAAATTCATTGCTAGATGATTGATCATTAAACCCTTGAGCAATTCGAAACGTTGAATGAGTTAATACTATTGATTATAATGTTAGCTGAGAAAATAAACAAGGAGCAGATATTGCGACAAGAATAACATTTAATACTCTTGCTTTTGAAGAAAGTGATATATTAAATAATTCAGCAAATAAATACGAAAGAATAAATAATGGTTTGCGTATGGCATATTATGTTAGAAATAATGAAGGTATTTTCCAAGGTGGATTTGGTCCTGGATTAAATCCTGATACCAATGAAGGCGGAAATAGTTATCCAACAAGATTAGATTTCTCTCGCGCTCCATCAATTAGAACATTAAAAGGCTTAGTATTTTATGATTACATTAAACCATCGAATAAAAAACGTAAATTAAAAAATGTTAAGTTTTATAGCAATAAAAGTTGGTATGAAGTTAGTGGTGACGATTTAGATAACGCACAATTTAATACCGTTATGGCTTTAGGTGAACCAGGATTTCCGCCGACAAAAATTGAATTTAGCAATGGTAGCATAACCCAAAATATAAGATTAATAAGTTCTAATACGTTAACAAGCTCTGCCTTATCAAATTTAAGTACTTTAATAAATTTATCTGGTGTTTCAAGAGAAATACAGGTTCCATCAGGTGCTGAAGATTTAAAAAGACAACTGCAATCAAATGGTTATTCAGTTACATATGCACAAGATGAAACATTCAATTAAAATGAATGATAAATTTAATCATTAACAAAAGGATAATAAAATGAAACAAAATAATAAAAGAAAGCTTAATAAATCTAAATTACTTTTATTTACAGCACCAATTTTTACAGCACCAATTTTTTCTTTAATTTCTTGCCAAAATGAAGAAGCAAAAGAAAAAGATGCATTACAAAAAGAATTAGCTAATCTAAAAACTAAAATAGAAGAATTAAAAACCGAAGACTCAAATTATAAATCTTCTAATGTTTATAATGAATCTATAAAAATAATTACAGACATCGAAGCTGTTTTAAAAAAAGAAAATATCACACTAATAGAGCTAAGAAAATTTAAAAATCAAGCTAAAAATGCTATAACTTCAGTTCAAGAAGAAATAAATAAAATAAAAAGAATAAAAGAAGAAAACGCACCTGAAGAAAAACCAGAAACAAATTTGAATTACAGTGATGAAGAATTTGATAGAGACTTTAGTGAAATTACAAAGGCTTTTAAATTAGAAGACAAGTTTGATATTTCATTTGAACATTTTTTCAACGGTAATAGAAAAGAAGACATTTATCCAAGTGAATTACAAAAAGCACCTACATCAATAAAAGTTAGTCCAAAGGATAAAAGTTTAGAAGAAAAAATTATTTTTTCAGTTGAAACAGTATTCTTGGATGATGATGCAAATCAATCGGGAAAAGCAAAAATTAACATTGTTTTTAAAAATAAAGCAACTTTAAAAAGGTTGAATCACTTATTTAAAATAGATGGGTTTAAAACTTCTTTCGATAATCTTGATAGAAATGGAGATAAACCCAACAACAAGTTTTCTGAAAATATAAAAAATTCAGAAATAAACAAATATATTTCATTTGATCAAAATCAAAGATTTAAATATGATAATGATAAATACGTTGATGGAATAAAATCATATTTAGCATTATCAGCTGGTATTCCTGATTGAAAAAACTTTAGAGAAAATATTAAAGCAACAGACGATCAAATAAGAAAGCATGACGAAAAAGCATCTCAGGTCGGGCAAGATTCATTTATTAATTCAGCATACAAAGGTTTCACAATTCCTTCATTTAAAGAAAACGGTGATGTTGCAGGCCTTGAAATATTAGAATCTGCTGAATTTGGAAAAAAAGAATCATGAGTTGATACATTAGGAAAAAATGAGCCATACAAAGCGACAGGATTAGCTAGAACTATTGTTAATGAACATTATCTTGAAATTGCTAAACAAACATTTTCAATTGGTTTTACATATTTAAATGATTTTAAAGATGATATTGCTAAACTACAAAATTCAATTAATCATTGAGAAAATCCTAATAATGCTGGTGAATATCGTAATTCAATTGATAAAAAAATCAAGGAATTAGAAGAAGCAAAAGCAGAAGTTGAAGAAGATTGAAACAAAAGAATTGAAGAAAATGAATATGAACACCTTGCTGAATCGCTTCAATCAGAAAAAGAAAAAGCATTAAAGAGATATGATGATGCTATAGCAGATTATAGAAAAAGAACAATAGAAAAAGAAATTGAACTGCTAAAGGAAAAAATAAAAGAATTTGAAAAAAGAGCTGGTCAAAAAAGAGAACGTTTATCAGAAAATGGAACTGCTTGAATTATGGATTTTGAGATTAATGAAAACGGTTATCCAACAAAATGATATTTAGGTACAAATTCACACGTTGCAAGAGCAATGATTAATAATTTAACTTCATTTTCTTTAACTAAAATCGATAATAATTTATCTGTCGGCTCTAAACTTAGAGTTTCTGAATTAGATAATAATATTACTAGATTTAGTTTTGAAAATCCAGGTGCTATTAAGAAGGTATTTGATGGAATTGACTATTTAAAAACAAGTCCAAAAGATTTCTTAACAGAAAGACAAAAAGCTAATTATCAAGATTTAGAAGAATTTGTTGACTTTGCTGTTTTAGAAATAGATTTTACAAAAATTGATAAGTTTTTTGCCACTTCAAATGATCAAAGTACTACAAATAATTATCCTCAATCAAACCAAGAAAAGTTTGCTGAAAAATTAGCTAAAGAGATTACAAATGATTATGCAAATCAACAAAGCAAACACATTAAGTTTAAGAAAAATTCATATCTTAACAATTATGATAGTATAAACTATCCTCTAAAAGGTGAATTACCTTCAAACTTAGATCAATTATATGCTTTAGGATGACCATCATCAAAAGCCGATTATTTTTTAGAAATTCCAAACAAAGAAACGAATGAAGATCAAATAGCTAGAAAAAGCACCTCATTTAGTTTATGAACAAACAGCGAGTATGAATATTTTAATGCAAAAATAACTGATGGTGAGAATGGACCATCTTCGTATCCAAAAGATAAATTAGATAGAGGGAATTTCTTATCATACCAAATCGGTTATCGTTCATTTAAGGATAAGCCAGGAGTCTTGGATACATTTATTTCAATCCCAAAATTAGGACAAGACTTTTACTATGTAGATGGGAAAAGATATGTTAATATGGCGCTTGCATATATGCCACGTAGATGAGCTCCAATAGGAGGTTCTTCAGGATCATCTATTAGAAATCAAAATAATGAATTAGTATCAGTTTATTATGCTACAAATACTTCAGCAATCGCTGGATTGTCAGCTGCATTTAGATCCGAAGGCTTTGATTATAAAGGATTATACGGAAAATATAATCTCCCACAATATGACTTAATTTATGGTTGCGGAAGAGAACAAAAAAATTCATATCGCGAAGCATTAAAAAAACTATATGAATCAACCAATATAAAAACTAATTTATTTAAAAACGGTTTAGATGAAATACCTAATGAATTTAAATTTAATAATTAATTAACAAGAACAAAACCGTTCTTGTTTTTATTTCTTTTAATTTTAATTAAAATATGGTATAATGCTTACGCAATATATGAAGACAGTAACGGCGAATGCTTAATAAAGTTACCTAGTATGTTAACCGTTTTTGATATTGCAATAATTATATAGGAGGAAAAATGAGTGCATTAAAAGATGCTAAGGTTTTAGTTGTTAATGAAATTTCAAAACACTTAAACGAATCAAAAGCTTTATATGTAGCTTCTTATAAAACACTTGATGTTACTTCTTTACAAGTTATTCGTAGAGAATTAGCAAAATATGGCGTTTTATTAAAAGTTTATAAAAACCGTTTAGTGAAACAAGCTTTATTATCAACAGAACAAGAATCATTGAATGATTTATTAGTTGGTCAAAATATTTTTATTTTTGCTAAAGAAGATGATTTAACAACTTTAAAAGCCTTGGTTAAATTTAAAAAAGAATTCCCTGCTCTTGAATTAGTAGCTGGAATTTATGAAAATAAAGTTGTTGATGCAAAAAATTTAGATGAAATTTCAAAACTTCCTTCATACGAAGAATCACTTATGATTCTTGGAAACTCATTACTTGCACCAATTAAAAATTTAGCAATTGGTTTAAATGAGTTAGTTAAACAAGGAAAAGTATCAGAATAATAAATATTAAAAATTAAAAAAATAAATTAAGGAGAAAATTATGGCTAAATTAACAAAAGAAGAATTCGTTTCAGCATTAAAAGAAATGAATATTAAAGAAGTTATGGAATTAGTTGAAGGATTAAAAGAAGAATTCGGTATTGATCCTACTGCTGTAGTTGCTGCTGCTGCTCCAGCTGCTGCTGAAGCTGTTGAAGAAAAATCAACATTTAACGTAACTTTAAAATCAGATGGTGGAAATAAATTAGCTGTTATTAAAGCAGTTAAAGATTTATTAGGATTAGGTTTAATGGATGCTAAGAAATTAGTTGAATCTGCTCCTGCACTATTAAAAGAAAATGTTAAGAAAGAAGAAGCTGAAGAACTAAAAGCAAAACTTGCTGAAGTTAAAGCTGAAGTTGTATTAGACTAATTTAAAAACATAAAAACTGGCTTATAATAAGCCGTTTTTGTGTTTTTTAATAGCACACGCATATACGTATGCGTATTACATATAACAAAAATAAAACTTAATATAAAAAAATAAAATTTAAATATTTAAATGAGGTTAGATATGAGTAATAAACCACAATATATTTTAAGAAAATTTGGTCCAATAACAGAACGTAGAGATTATTCAATTAGTCAAAAGAAATTCGATACACCAGATTTCTTAAAGATGCAAAGAGATTCTGTTGAAAAATTCTTAACTGTTGGGGTTGAAGAAGAATTAAGAAATATATATCCAATTGAAGCAAGAGGAAAAGTTAAAATTGAATATATCGAAAATTCAGCAACTTTTGAATATCCAAATAAAACAGAATTTGAATGCATTAAAGAGGCCAAGCAAAAAGGTTCTTCATATCATGGTAAGCTTAAAGCAAAATTAAAACAAGTTAATGAAGAAACAGGAGAGGTGACTCCAGCAGAAGTTGTTTTTGCTGAAATTCCAATTATGACCTATGGAGGTTCATTTGTTA contains:
- the mip gene encoding Ig-specific serine endopeptidase MIP; amino-acid sequence: MKQNNKRKLNKSKLLLFTAPIFTAPIFSLISCQNEEAKEKDALQKELANLKTKIEELKTEDSNYKSSNVYNESIKIITDIEAVLKKENITLIELRKFKNQAKNAITSVQEEINKIKRIKEENAPEEKPETNLNYSDEEFDRDFSEITKAFKLEDKFDISFEHFFNGNRKEDIYPSELQKAPTSIKVSPKDKSLEEKIIFSVETVFLDDDANQSGKAKINIVFKNKATLKRLNHLFKIDGFKTSFDNLDRNGDKPNNKFSENIKNSEINKYISFDQNQRFKYDNDKYVDGIKSYLALSAGIPDWKNFRENIKATDDQIRKHDEKASQVGQDSFINSAYKGFTIPSFKENGDVAGLEILESAEFGKKESWVDTLGKNEPYKATGLARTIVNEHYLEIAKQTFSIGFTYLNDFKDDIAKLQNSINHWENPNNAGEYRNSIDKKIKELEEAKAEVEEDWNKRIEENEYEHLAESLQSEKEKALKRYDDAIADYRKRTIEKEIELLKEKIKEFEKRAGQKRERLSENGTAWIMDFEINENGYPTKWYLGTNSHVARAMINNLTSFSLTKIDNNLSVGSKLRVSELDNNITRFSFENPGAIKKVFDGIDYLKTSPKDFLTERQKANYQDLEEFVDFAVLEIDFTKIDKFFATSNDQSTTNNYPQSNQEKFAEKLAKEITNDYANQQSKHIKFKKNSYLNNYDSINYPLKGELPSNLDQLYALGWPSSKADYFLEIPNKETNEDQIARKSTSFSLWTNSEYEYFNAKITDGENGPSSYPKDKLDRGNFLSYQIGYRSFKDKPGVLDTFISIPKLGQDFYYVDGKRYVNMALAYMPRRWAPIGGSSGSSIRNQNNELVSVYYATNTSAIAGLSAAFRSEGFDYKGLYGKYNLPQYDLIYGCGREQKNSYREALKKLYESTNIKTNLFKNGLDEIPNEFKFNN
- the rplL gene encoding 50S ribosomal protein L7/L12, with the translated sequence MAKLTKEEFVSALKEMNIKEVMELVEGLKEEFGIDPTAVVAAAAPAAAEAVEEKSTFNVTLKSDGGNKLAVIKAVKDLLGLGLMDAKKLVESAPALLKENVKKEEAEELKAKLAEVKAEVVLD
- a CDS encoding putative immunoglobulin-blocking virulence protein — protein: MKFLKNKKSRIIFSAFTALLLSSVVFGSTVFLTNQKNRNGIEYKNPNGANPEIFHKGTPDTTKANISITDRRLKEAENPPVVEAPKPTPTPAPTPVPTPPKPTPVPPKPKPKPSNPNKSNNERVIIEINGVKVVAEVTPAPSRPLDPRDIEAGITNPNPYLNVIVGNIKSVEVTKELKDATLNSLINHKTDGLKNYFSGYVDDLLVEANDKYDPELNIKNNSLIWQRLMDKFKRLLDSPKVVDFLLPEAAIEYKKPKQFSSMNIKYAWLIKHLDYSKFTKLGKGAEKYLKEGYTASPDNAYINENGEIDSYTYSPAPGYNSVTSRMERDNKERRAFGIEGWYARTPQDIADGNYRGWTKTDVTRSEKFKQFNVGNGDGIKITELVRDKPEEGKLNKGYIVEIDAANYDGYEKTKRLIESLKEKGIEITSYRIKNMGKKDVNQKFKEILKALPDKLPQLELFFDHRATNTSSLIELENKKIKELSLFTLGNSLLDDWSLNPWAIRNVEWVNTIDYNVSWENKQGADIATRITFNTLAFEESDILNNSANKYERINNGLRMAYYVRNNEGIFQGGFGPGLNPDTNEGGNSYPTRLDFSRAPSIRTLKGLVFYDYIKPSNKKRKLKNVKFYSNKSWYEVSGDDLDNAQFNTVMALGEPGFPPTKIEFSNGSITQNIRLISSNTLTSSALSNLSTLINLSGVSREIQVPSGAEDLKRQLQSNGYSVTYAQDETFN
- a CDS encoding transglutaminase-like domain-containing protein; its protein translation is MKKILLSTLLLPTSLYPLIVVSASNEDKKYQKNLFENKLGIEFIKQVSLENIKNWDDSLGKYTNEDKGVIKQFVKKLIKNTTDKKSIAKIIHNWICENVKYATANGPAPEIEPIKVLERKVAVCGGFSNLYKVMLDEADIANVILTGNSIYGAHQWNLIILDDNDIFYSDATWGKAYFEKTIEDFSIDHEPQKMYGVSLQTKEFEYEFFHGISVKKINNIDKQIVNIPDQVNGLEITSISNYALNNEEQRDTLSNKKLIINVGSNISKIDFESGTSLIESFKINNKNKTYSDYNGILYSKNYGTLLSVPANYKEVVTIHQNTTNFDEKQSFRANHIKKINVDKKNQNYASVPSENHIYPLYDKQLQNVISIPGGANEIRLAKGSILTDFILSQYDNLKKVILDLGINQLNVLAFNNSSVSVIELPYDFPIELVSEIKKINPKIQINVIETSKIAQALIKEKVNNIKIISTKEALKLNEDWEWVTNKYDINFLEVEYKELIDELKKYSENIYTTNIDEYNQIKNKTQPILKQINEKIKVKQKETPKKYLKSILIYTSVIVLVFIAVILLVIFLKKRKNKRK
- the rplJ gene encoding 50S ribosomal protein L10 gives rise to the protein MSALKDAKVLVVNEISKHLNESKALYVASYKTLDVTSLQVIRRELAKYGVLLKVYKNRLVKQALLSTEQESLNDLLVGQNIFIFAKEDDLTTLKALVKFKKEFPALELVAGIYENKVVDAKNLDEISKLPSYEESLMILGNSLLAPIKNLAIGLNELVKQGKVSE